The uncultured Fusobacterium sp. DNA window AAAAAGAAGAAAATTTTACTTTAGTAGCAATTGAAAGCAAAATTTTCTTCTTTTTATATACTTATCTTTCTAATTCACTTTTTAATCTTTCTAACTCTTTTTCATCATCAAAGCCTATGCAGAAAATCTCCTCTGCTCCAGCTAATTTTAACCACTCTTTACATATATCTACATTCTTTTTCTTATCAGTTTTAGTAACTACTCCTAAAACTTTTTTTCCCATAAACATAGTTGAAATACTTGGTGGAAAAAGTGTTTGTGTATCTTCTCCATCTTGAACTAATACAACTTTTCCAACATCTGAAGAACTCACTAAAAGATTTCTTAACATCAATTTATTTTCTAAATACTCCCCTGGTGTATCAATATATTTACCACTATACATAACCATTTGAGTTTTTTGGTAATCTACATCTTTTCCCTCTAATCTTTGAATTAAAGTTGTTTTTCCACTTCCTGTTTTACCTACAAATACCACTTTCATAATTATGACCTCGTACATTCACAAATAGAAAATTGTAAAGTTCCTTCTAAAAAGTTCAATACACTTTTTATAGCTGCCTCTACTCCTGAAACATTTCCATTTATTACTAGAGTTCCACTAAATCTATCTAAAAAACCTATCTCTATATGGCTGGCTTTAGTTGCTACATCTGCCCCTATAATAGCTGCTTCCCCAGGAGTTAGTGTCAATATTCCAATAGCTTGTGTTGTCTCAATATTAAGCCCTAACTTTTTACAAATATCACTATTCGGATGTGCTATAATATGAGCTAGTGTCACTTGTTTCCCTGGTACATATTCCTGAATAATTCTGTTCTTCTCCATGTTTAATCCCCCTATTTATTTTTATTTAAAATATCTTTTTGATACTCTTTAGATATTCTCATAACATTAGTTAAAAAATCCATATAATATTTTTCATATTTTTTATTTTCTAAAAGAGCTATATTTTTTTCAATTACCTCTTTCTCTCTTCCAGAATCTAAAATTTCCATATTATTTTCAATCTTATACTCAATCACATCTTCAACAGCTTTCATTCTCTCTTGAAAAAGTTTAGCTATCTCCTTATCTATCCTATTTATCTCTATTCTTGCTCTCTCTAATTTATTCATTATCCCTCTCCTTTTTTAAAATTATACCACTATTATTTCAGAAAAAAAAGTTGTAAAATATAATAAAATTAAAATTTAAGGAGCTTATTATGAAAGTTAAAATATATCCATCAAAATGTAGTGGAGAAGTTACCCTTCCCCCTTCAAAAAGTATGGCTCATAGAGCTATAATTTGTGCTTCCCTTGCCAATGGAAAAAGTATTATAAAAAATATTGCCTACTCAGATGATATTTTAGCCACTATTGAAGGAATGAAAAAATTAGGAGCAACAATTTCAAAAAATAAAGATAGTTTAGAGATTATTGGAATTAAAGATTTTTCTAATATTCAAGATAAAATTATAGATTGTAATGAGTCTGGTTCTACTTTAAGATTTTTTATTCCTATTTTTTCATTAACAGGAGAAAAAATAGAGTTTAGAGGAAAAAATAGATTACTTCAAAGACCTCAACATATCTATGAAAAAATTTTTAAAGAACAAGGTTTATTTTATTTTCAAAATAGTGATAAATTAGAAATAGAAGGAAAGTTAAAAGCTGGAAAATACATAGTTGATGGAAATATTAGTTCTCAATTTATTAGTGGTTTACTTTTTACTCTTCCTTTATTGACTGGAGATTCCATCATTAAAATCAATCCTCCCTTTGAATCTAAATCATATATTGATTTAACTATTGATATGTTAAAAACTTTTGAAGTAAATGTTGAATTTATTGATGATCTTACACTCTCTATAAAGGGAAATCAAAAATATTTTCCAACAGAATATACTGTTGAAGGAGATTATTCCCAATTAGGATTTTTTGCTGTGTTAGGAAGTTTAAATAACAGTATCATCTGTAAAGGATTAAAAATTGATTCTAAGCAGGGAGATAAAGAGATAATTGAAATTATAAAAAAATGTGGACTTAAAGTTAAAGTCCTTGAAAATGGTTATAAATTTTATTCTGGAACTCCTTTAAGTTGTGAAATCAACTTAGAAAATTGTCCAGACCTTGGACCTATTTTAACTGTTCTAACAGCTTTTGGAAAAGGAAAGTTTAAAATCTATAATGCTCAAAGATTAAGGCTTAAAGAGAGTGATAGAATAGAAGCTATGGAAATGGAACTAAAAAAATTAGGTGTCAATATCTCCTCTGATGAAAATAATATCTATATCTCTGGAAATAACAATTACTCCTCTTGTGATGAGGTATTTGGACATAAAGACCACAGAATAGTTATGAGCCTTGCTATTATGGCTACTCTTTTAGATAAACCTCTTATTATTGATGGTGCTGAAGCTATTAATAAATCTTATCCTAACTTTTTTGAAGATTTAGCTAGTTTAAATATAAAAATAAAATCAAAAAATTAAGAAATTAAAATGAGAAATTTTTACCTTCAATCATTAGTGCTTACGCAATACTTTTTACAGTAAAATTTCTCATTTTATTTTTAAAAATTATTTTTTAATAATTATTTTACCATTTTTTTATAAAGTAACA harbors:
- a CDS encoding chorismate mutase, which codes for MNKLERARIEINRIDKEIAKLFQERMKAVEDVIEYKIENNMEILDSGREKEVIEKNIALLENKKYEKYYMDFLTNVMRISKEYQKDILNKNK
- the eutP gene encoding EutP/PduV family microcompartment system protein, whose protein sequence is MKVVFVGKTGSGKTTLIQRLEGKDVDYQKTQMVMYSGKYIDTPGEYLENKLMLRNLLVSSSDVGKVVLVQDGEDTQTLFPPSISTMFMGKKVLGVVTKTDKKKNVDICKEWLKLAGAEEIFCIGFDDEKELERLKSELER
- the aroA gene encoding 3-phosphoshikimate 1-carboxyvinyltransferase, which codes for MKVKIYPSKCSGEVTLPPSKSMAHRAIICASLANGKSIIKNIAYSDDILATIEGMKKLGATISKNKDSLEIIGIKDFSNIQDKIIDCNESGSTLRFFIPIFSLTGEKIEFRGKNRLLQRPQHIYEKIFKEQGLFYFQNSDKLEIEGKLKAGKYIVDGNISSQFISGLLFTLPLLTGDSIIKINPPFESKSYIDLTIDMLKTFEVNVEFIDDLTLSIKGNQKYFPTEYTVEGDYSQLGFFAVLGSLNNSIICKGLKIDSKQGDKEIIEIIKKCGLKVKVLENGYKFYSGTPLSCEINLENCPDLGPILTVLTAFGKGKFKIYNAQRLRLKESDRIEAMEMELKKLGVNISSDENNIYISGNNNYSSCDEVFGHKDHRIVMSLAIMATLLDKPLIIDGAEAINKSYPNFFEDLASLNIKIKSKN
- a CDS encoding BMC domain-containing protein, producing the protein MEKNRIIQEYVPGKQVTLAHIIAHPNSDICKKLGLNIETTQAIGILTLTPGEAAIIGADVATKASHIEIGFLDRFSGTLVINGNVSGVEAAIKSVLNFLEGTLQFSICECTRS